TATATATTCTGCTTGGCGAGAATGTCCCCATTCCCCCGGTATTTAAGCCCTGGTCATGATCGTAAGCCCTCTTATGGTCCTGGGCACTCACCATGGGTACCACCGTCGTACCGTCGGTAAATGCCAGGATCGAAACTTCCTGACCTGCTAAAAATTCCTCTATAACCACCCTGTTTCCAGCTTGGCCGAACACCTTATCATCCATGATTTCCTTAACAGCCTGAACAGCTTCATCATAATTCCGGGCAATGATAACACCTTTTCCCAAAGCCAGGCCTTCTGCTTTTACTACTGCAGGATAGGAAACATTTCTTAAGTATTCTACTGCCTCCTTACTGTTGTCAAAAACTTCATAAGCAGCTGTTGGGATTCCATACTTTTTCATGAGGTTTTTTGAAAACACCTTGCTGCCTTCTATCATTGCAGCATCTTTTCCAGGGCCAAATACCCTTAATCCTCTTGCCTCAAATACATCTACAATACCTGCTGCCAGGGGATCATCAGGTCCTATAACTGTTAAATCTATTTTGTTCTCTTCTGCAAATTTTACAAGGTTTTCAAAGTCCATTGCCTTTATATCAATACATTCTGCTAATTTCGCTATTCCACCGTTGCCGGGAGCACAGTAAACTTTATCTACCAGGGGACTCTGGCTGATTTTCCATACCAGCGTGTGTTCCCTGCCGCCCCCGCCGACTACTAGAACTTTCATTTATTATCCACCTTCCTGCTTCTGATATACTTATCATTCTATCCATGACTTTCGCCTCGGAATAAGTATATCATGCTTCAAAATATTTATCATCTTATTTCATATTTTGTCACAATTATTGTCAACCGCTGCTATCTCCGTATTATTAGTGGAGAGTGAATAGTGAGGAAGAAAATGCTCCCCTCTATCCACTCCCCACTATATTAATGTTTAAAATGTCTCATCCCCGTAAATATCATGGCAATGCCATATTTGTTGCATGCATCAATGGATTCCTGATCCTTGATCGACCCTCCGGGCTGGATAATTGCTGTGATACCGGCCTTTGCAGCTGCTTCTACGCAGTCAGGGAATGGGAAGAAGGCATCAGAAGCCATAACCGCTCCTTTTGCCCGATCTCCGGCATAATTAATTGCGAGGTTTGCTGCCGTAATTCTATTGGTTTGCCCTGGTCCTATTCCAACCGACATATTATTTTTCACAAGGGCAATACCGTTGGATTTAGTGTGTTTTACCACCTTCCATGCGAAAATGAGATCTTTCATTTCCTGTTCGGTTGGCTTTCTATCAGTTACATACTTGATTTCATCCATATTCAATAATTGATTATCTATTTCCTGCACAAGCAAGCCACCGGCAACCTTTTTCATGTCAAAAGTTCCTGCAGGAAGCTTTGCTGAAATATCTTTAAGTTCCAGTATCCTTATATTCTTTTTCTGGGTTAAAATTTTCAATGCATCTTCACTGTAAGAAGGTGCAACAACGATTTCAACAAATATTTTGTTAATTTCTTCTGCGGTTTTGGCATCTATTTCACGGTTAGCAGCCACAATTCCCCCGAAGATGGACACCGGATCGGCTTCGTAGGCTTTCATATATGCATCATATATGTTATCAGCACTACCTACGCCGCAGGGATTGGCATGCTTAACTGCAACCACCGTGGGTTCATCAAATTCTCTTAATAAGTCAAGAGCACCATTGGTATCATTGATATTATTGAAGGATAATTCCTTTCCGTGCAGTTGTTTCGCCGATGTCAGGCAGCCTGCATTATGTCCGACTTCTTTATAAAATACCGCCTGCTGGTGAGGATTTTCCCCATAGCGCATATCCTGAACCTTTTCAAAAGTTAAAGACAGGGTCTGCGGGAATAACTCTTCCCCGATTTGCTCTCTCAAATATTTTGCAATTAATGTGTCATAATGGCTGGTATGCTCGAAAACCTTGTAAGC
This portion of the Petroclostridium xylanilyticum genome encodes:
- the purD gene encoding phosphoribosylamine--glycine ligase; the encoded protein is MKVLVVGGGGREHTLVWKISQSPLVDKVYCAPGNGGIAKLAECIDIKAMDFENLVKFAEENKIDLTVIGPDDPLAAGIVDVFEARGLRVFGPGKDAAMIEGSKVFSKNLMKKYGIPTAAYEVFDNSKEAVEYLRNVSYPAVVKAEGLALGKGVIIARNYDEAVQAVKEIMDDKVFGQAGNRVVIEEFLAGQEVSILAFTDGTTVVPMVSAQDHKRAYDHDQGLNTGGMGTFSPSRIYTPEIAAYCMENIFKPTVQAMNQEGRKFKGILYFGLILTKDGPKVLEYNARFGDPETQVVLPRLKSDLVEIFNAVIDERLSEVKVEWEDNAAVCVVMASGGYPQKYYTGYPIEGIEDAELIEGVTVFHAGTKLIDGKIVTAGGRVLGVTAIGSNLDEAIKTAYEGVSKISFKDMHYRKDIGIK
- the purH gene encoding bifunctional phosphoribosylaminoimidazolecarboxamide formyltransferase/IMP cyclohydrolase, translated to MAKRALISVSDKTGVIEFAKELDSLGYEIISTGGTAKAISDAGINVINVSDITGFPECLDGRVKTLHPKIHAGILAMRNNPEHMEQLKKLNVDTIDIVAINLYPFKQTILKDHVELEEAIENIDIGGPTMIRAAAKNYQDVVVIVDPADYSIVIDELKANSEVSKKTKFKLAYKVFEHTSHYDTLIAKYLREQIGEELFPQTLSLTFEKVQDMRYGENPHQQAVFYKEVGHNAGCLTSAKQLHGKELSFNNINDTNGALDLLREFDEPTVVAVKHANPCGVGSADNIYDAYMKAYEADPVSIFGGIVAANREIDAKTAEEINKIFVEIVVAPSYSEDALKILTQKKNIRILELKDISAKLPAGTFDMKKVAGGLLVQEIDNQLLNMDEIKYVTDRKPTEQEMKDLIFAWKVVKHTKSNGIALVKNNMSVGIGPGQTNRITAANLAINYAGDRAKGAVMASDAFFPFPDCVEAAAKAGITAIIQPGGSIKDQESIDACNKYGIAMIFTGMRHFKH